A window of the Eubalaena glacialis isolate mEubGla1 chromosome 9, mEubGla1.1.hap2.+ XY, whole genome shotgun sequence genome harbors these coding sequences:
- the PKN3 gene encoding serine/threonine-protein kinase N3 isoform X5, with the protein MEEGAPQQPGAGQWPPGDEKEAIRRAIQKELKIKEGVENLRRVATDRRHLGHVQQLLRSSNRRLEQLHGELRELHARILLPGPGPGPAEPAASGPWPLAEQPRTRHLEALQRQLQVELKVKQGAENMTHTYASGTPKERKLLAAAQQMLQDSQLKVALLRMKISSLEASGSPEPGPELLVEELRHRLRIEAAVAEGAKNVVKLLGSRRTQDRKVLAEAQAQLQESSQKLDLLRLALEQLLEGLPPAHPLRGRVARELRTAVSGNAQPSGTLVKPTAMTGTLQVHLLGCEQLLTAVPGRSPVAALAGSPSQGWLRSRAKQQRGGGELASEVLAVLKVDNRIVGQTGWGPVAKQSWDQTFVVPLERARELEIGVRWRDWRQLCGVAFLRLEDFLDNACHQLSLSLVPQGLLFAQVTFCDPVIERRPRLQRQKRIFSKRRGQDFLRASQMNLSMAAWGRLVMSLLPPCSSPSTISPPKGCSQTPATPRGAAAPASPSNFPPKKTPLREEIQSPPKPPRLYLPQEPTSEEMPSTKRPHMEPRTRLEPSLPASATRKPPRLQDFRCLAVLGRGHFGKVLLVQFKGTGQYYAIKALKKQEVLSRDEIESLYCEKRILEAVGRMGHPFLLSLLACFHTSSHACFVTEFVPGGDLMMQIHEDVFPEPQARFYLACVVLGLQFLHEQKIIYRDLKLDNLLLDAQGFLKIADFGLCKEGIGFGDRTSTFCGTPEFLAPEVLTQEAYTRAVDWWGLGVLLYEMLVGECPFPGDTEEEVFDCIVNAEAPYPRFLSVQGLELIQKLLQKCPEKRLGADHRLAGPARPSRPAPVCAHPLRPHRPALL; encoded by the exons ATGGAAGAGGGGGCGCCGCAGCAG CCTGGGGCGGGCCAGTGGCCCCCAGGGGATGAGAAAGAGGCGATCCGCCGGGCCATCCAGAAGGAGCTGAAAATcaaggagggtgtggagaacCTGCGGCGGGTAGCCACTGACCGCCGCCACCTGGGCCACGTGCAGCAGCTGCTGCGGTCCTCCAACCGCCGCCTGGAGCAGCTGCACGGGGAGCTGCGGGAGCTGCATGCCCGCATCCTGCTGCCTGGCCCCGGGCCTGGCCCGGCTG AACCTGCGGCCTCAGGACCTTGGCCGCTGGCAGAGCAGCCAAGGACTCGACACCTGGAGGCTCTACAGAGGCAGCTGCAGGTAGAGCTGAAGGTCAAGCAGGGAGCCGAGAATATGACCCACACGTATGCCAGTGGCACTCCCAAG GAGAGGAAGCTTCTGGCAGCCGCCCAGCAGATGCTACAGGACAGCCAGCTGAAGGTGGCCCTGCTACGAATGAAGATCAGCAGCCTGGAGGCCAGCGGGTCCCCTGAGCCAG GACCGGAGCTGCTGGTGGAGGAGCTGCGGCACCGGCTACGCATCGAGGCTGCTGTGGCCGAGGGCGCCAAGAACGTGGTGAAGCTGCTCGGTAGCCGGCGAACGCAGGACCGCAAGGTGCTAGCCGAG GCTCAGGCCCAGCTCCAGGAGTCCTCCCAGAAACTGGACCTCCTGCGGCTGGCCTTGGAGCAGCTGCTGGAGGGACTGCCTCCTGCCCACCCTCTGCGTGGCAGAGTGGCCCGGGAGCTGCGGACTGCTGTGTCTGGGAACGCCCAGCCTTCAGGGACACTCGTGAAGCCCACTGCCATGACAG GGACACTGCAGGTCCACCTCCTGGGCTGTGAGCAGCTGCTGACAGCTGTGCCGGGACGTTCCCCCGTGGCCGCACTGGCCGGgagcccctcccagggctggctTCGGAGCAGGGCCAAGCAGCAGCGTGGCGGAGGCGAGCTGGCCA GTGAGGTGTTGGCCGTGCTGAAGGTGGACAATCGCATTGTGGGCCAGACGGGCTGGGGGCCTGTGGCCAAGCAGTCCTGGGACCAGACCTTTGTCGTCCCCCTGGAGCGG GCCCGAGAGCTGGAGATCGGGGTGCGCTGGCGAGACTGGCGGCAGCTGTGCGGCGTGGCCTTCCTGAGGCTGGAGGACTTCCTGGACAATGCCTGTCACCAGCTCTCCCTCAGCCTGGTGccgcaggggctgctctttgccCAG GTGACCTTCTGTGACCCTGTCATTGAGAGAAGGCCCCGGCTGCAGAGGCAGAAGCGCATTTTCTCAAAACGCAGAG GTCAGGACTTCCTGAGGGCTTCCCAGATGAACCTCAGCATGGCGGCCTGGGGGCGCTTGGTCATGAGCCTGCTGCCCCCCTGCAGTTCCCCAAGCACCATCAGCCCCCCGAAAGGGTGCTCCCAGACCCCAGCCACACCCCGGGGGGCCGCCGCCCCTGCCTCGCCCAG TAATTTCCCGCCCAAGAAGACCCCCTTGCGAGAAGAGATCCAATCCCCACCCAAGCCACCGCGCCTCTACCTGCCCCAGGAGCCGACCTCCGAGGAGATGCCA agcaCCAAACGCCCCCACATGGAGCCCAGGACTCGACTCGAGCCATCTCTGCCAGCCTCAGCCACCAG GAAACCCCCCCGGCTTCAGGACTTCCGCTGCTTGGCCGTGCTGGGCCGGGGCCACTTCGGGAAG GTCCTCTTGGTCCAGTTCAAGGGGACAGGTCAATACTATGCCATCAAAGCGCTGAAGAAGCAGGAGGTGCTGAGCCGGGATGAGATAGAGAG CCTGTACTGCGAGAAGCGAATCCTGGAGGCTGTGGGCCGCATGGGGCATCCCTTCCTACTCTCCCTCCTTGCCTGCTTCCACACCTCCAGCCACGCCTGCTTCGTGACCGAGTTCGTGCCCGGTGGTGACCTCATGATGCAGATCCATGAGGACGTCTTCCCTGAGCCCCAGGCCCG GTTCTATCTGGCCTGTGTGGTCCTGGGGCTGCAGTTCTTACATGAGCAGAAGATCATTTACAG AGACCTTAAGTTGGATAATCTTCTGCTGGATGCCCAGGGTTTCCTGAAGATCGCAGACTTTGGGCTCTGTAAGGAAG GGATCGGCTTTGGGGACCGGACGAGCACCTTCTGTGGCACCCCGGAGTTCCTGGCCCCTGAGGTGCTGACCCAGGAGGCCTATACGCGGGCTGTGGACTGGTGGGGGCTGGGCGTGCTGCTCTACGAGATGCTGGTGGGCGAG TGCCCGTTTCCAGGGGACACCGAGGAGGAGGTGTTTGACTGCATCGTCAATGCGGAAGCCCCATACCCGCGCTTTCTGTCGGTGCAAGGGCTTGAGCTCATTCAGAAG ctcctccaGAAGTGCCCCGAGAAGCgcctggggg CAGACCACCGACTGGCAGGCCCTGCTCGCCCGAGCCGTCCAGCCCCCGTTTGTGCCCACCCTCTGCGGCCCCACAGACCTGCGCTACTTTGA